From the genome of Bacteroides sp. MSB163, one region includes:
- a CDS encoding exonuclease SbcCD subunit D has protein sequence MKILHTSDWHLGHTLYNYDRSHEQQAFLQQLTRIVAEEMPDAMVVSGDIYHYSTPSAATQKMYTDGMLEIHRACPGMTIVVTAGNHDSSSKLEIDSSLWNHFGVKVVGNIERTREEVNLEKHIVEVRDKETILKGYIIAVPHVYPQNFPMLDTETPREERQARFFQALLDEVGKINTEGLPVVLMAHLSIEGSDRTGHDETVGGIEYVPISSMGEGYDYLALGHIHCPQNIKGSGRHARYCGTPLPVSFDEAYPHSVSIVEMKGWEEPQIRTIEIENPTPLITLPKEPVVFEEAIKLLEEYPDDKPAYIRLNVLIKDYLAPDCNERASNAVKGKNCKYCYIKPNREKRTSDDVARHISIQEIQEMSPLEIARLYYQEAEGEEMDEELCELMSSVVQKVREKNNLR, from the coding sequence ATGAAAATACTTCATACCAGCGACTGGCACTTGGGGCATACATTATATAATTATGACCGCAGCCACGAGCAACAAGCATTTTTGCAACAACTAACCCGCATTGTAGCAGAAGAAATGCCGGATGCTATGGTAGTGAGCGGAGACATCTATCACTACTCCACCCCATCGGCAGCCACCCAAAAGATGTACACGGATGGTATGCTCGAAATTCACAGAGCATGTCCCGGAATGACGATTGTGGTAACTGCCGGAAACCACGACAGCAGTTCTAAACTGGAAATAGACAGCAGTCTATGGAACCATTTTGGCGTGAAAGTCGTAGGAAACATCGAACGCACCCGGGAAGAGGTGAATCTGGAAAAACATATCGTGGAAGTAAGAGACAAAGAAACAATACTGAAAGGATATATCATTGCCGTCCCCCACGTCTATCCACAGAATTTCCCGATGCTGGACACTGAAACACCACGTGAAGAACGGCAGGCACGCTTCTTCCAGGCATTGCTGGACGAAGTAGGAAAAATAAATACGGAAGGATTGCCTGTTGTATTAATGGCACACCTCTCCATAGAAGGCAGCGACCGGACGGGGCATGACGAAACTGTGGGCGGAATAGAATACGTTCCCATCAGTTCGATGGGCGAAGGATACGATTATCTGGCACTCGGACACATTCATTGCCCGCAGAACATCAAAGGAAGCGGACGGCATGCACGCTATTGCGGTACCCCCCTACCCGTCAGTTTCGACGAAGCTTATCCGCACTCCGTATCTATCGTTGAAATGAAAGGATGGGAAGAGCCACAGATAAGAACTATAGAAATAGAAAATCCAACGCCACTCATCACCCTCCCCAAAGAACCGGTCGTCTTCGAAGAAGCCATAAAGCTATTGGAAGAATATCCGGATGACAAACCGGCTTATATCCGCCTGAATGTTCTGATAAAAGATTATCTGGCACCCGATTGCAATGAACGGGCATCGAATGCTGTAAAAGGAAAAAACTGTAAATACTGCTATATCAAGCCCAACCGCGAAAAACGGACTTCAGACGATGTAGCCCGGCACATCTCCATTCAGGAAATACAGGAAATGTCTCCGCTGGAAATAGCCAGACTTTATTATCAGGAGGCAGAAGGAGAAGAGATGGACGAAGAACTCTGCGAACTGATGAGCAGTGTCGTGCAAAAAGTAAGAGAAAAGAACAATCTGCGCTAA
- a CDS encoding ATP-binding protein, with amino-acid sequence MKYLQIIIRVFIILVVFLLNTVNVFGEISSVFKPGNEGRILILNAYSGSSRWSNDFIIPIYNSYQHKNSPYVVDVEHMGSQFLHLQNAEELLEYTENLFGKYADNSPKLLILLGSASWGLLRDDIEKQWKDVPVILCTEMDYVGPQEAYLERRAIPVEERTPLKDYKGNLSLTVFHVPAYLKETVSLMQDLMPEMDELIFLSDARYISAQFRSDLKEIVSKDFPELEIKDYVAGVMTTDALADSLSHAEANSGVLFCSWYQDTQKGNVVLTNNISRILSYYSSSPIFSLDNTGLQRNGLVGGYFFDEKTVGRKVVEITNGVLSGVNEKGARIVDCGMPTPMFNYYDLMEAGLSPGLCPPNSVFYMMPPSFWEQHKYSVIIAIVVIMLLFMWLRMGWLSRARKKQEEQIRLMTSYHSLFENMPIVYLKQKLIYDSAGKIVDYITVEANPRFEKYFKSMGEVIGKKGSEADPKGFERMCHLYSMVTSTQKELSYQYYYENIGNYFNVILTPSKHKGFIDVFCVDNTELAETQQMLRSANHKLSMSLDVANIVPWKWDLEKGTMLCDVNRPVELSHDDSMMNEDQLSVPDYQYFAKICKEDRERVKKAYKELTEGNVSKIKEEYRVIVRKNGVARYEWVEAQATVDKRDEKGNPITLIGSSLVITGRKKMEEDLITAKEKAEESNRLKSAFLANMSHEIRTPLNAIVGFSSILADAEEPEEKEEYINIIENNNTLLLQLVGDILDLSKIESGTLEFVYSDIDLNALFQELEESARLRQKNDAVVIRYLPEMPDCFVNIEKNRLTQVVTNMMNNAMKFTPSGSITFGYHLKNTDFLYFYITDTGYGIEKDKKDTVFGRFVKLDSFSQGTGLGLSICQSIVENLGGEIGVESEPGKGSTFWFTLPYRPVELKSVREQKEHRLNKVESKLTVLIAEDNESNFLLFESILKRQYNILHAWDGEEAVELFKKYNPHLILMDINMPKKTGYEATQLIREMSPTVPIMAVTAYVYAEDEERILNSGFDAYTSKPINAQKLQSDIVDLLKKQLIFM; translated from the coding sequence ATGAAATATTTGCAAATAATAATCAGAGTGTTTATTATATTAGTTGTCTTTCTTTTAAATACTGTTAATGTATTTGGCGAAATCTCTTCAGTATTTAAACCAGGGAATGAAGGTAGAATATTGATTCTTAACGCATACAGTGGATCTTCCCGGTGGAGTAACGACTTCATTATCCCTATTTATAATTCTTATCAGCATAAAAATTCTCCTTATGTAGTGGATGTGGAGCACATGGGCAGTCAATTTTTGCATTTACAAAATGCAGAAGAATTATTGGAATATACAGAAAATCTCTTTGGAAAATATGCAGACAATTCTCCAAAACTCCTGATTCTTTTAGGTAGTGCTTCCTGGGGGTTGCTGAGAGATGATATAGAAAAACAATGGAAAGATGTCCCTGTGATTCTTTGTACGGAGATGGATTACGTTGGTCCGCAGGAGGCTTATCTGGAGAGGCGCGCCATTCCGGTAGAAGAGAGAACTCCCTTGAAAGATTATAAAGGAAATTTGTCGCTGACCGTATTCCATGTACCTGCATATCTCAAAGAAACAGTTTCGCTGATGCAGGATTTGATGCCTGAAATGGATGAGTTGATATTTCTGTCGGATGCCCGGTATATAAGTGCCCAATTCCGTTCGGATTTGAAAGAGATTGTGAGCAAGGACTTTCCCGAACTTGAAATAAAGGATTATGTTGCCGGGGTAATGACTACCGATGCATTGGCGGATTCATTGAGCCATGCAGAGGCAAACAGCGGAGTTCTCTTTTGCTCATGGTATCAGGATACTCAAAAAGGGAATGTCGTATTAACCAATAATATTTCCAGAATTCTGAGCTATTATTCCTCTTCACCTATCTTCTCATTAGATAATACCGGATTGCAGCGGAACGGTCTGGTAGGCGGCTATTTCTTTGATGAAAAAACTGTTGGAAGAAAAGTGGTTGAGATCACCAACGGTGTTTTATCCGGTGTCAACGAGAAAGGAGCCCGTATCGTAGACTGTGGTATGCCTACTCCCATGTTCAACTATTACGATCTTATGGAAGCCGGATTGTCGCCTGGTTTGTGTCCTCCCAATTCAGTTTTTTATATGATGCCGCCCTCTTTCTGGGAGCAACATAAATATAGCGTCATAATTGCCATTGTAGTCATCATGCTCTTGTTTATGTGGCTGCGGATGGGGTGGCTGTCCAGAGCAAGAAAAAAGCAGGAAGAACAGATCAGACTGATGACCAGTTATCACAGTTTGTTTGAGAATATGCCTATCGTTTATTTGAAACAGAAACTGATTTACGACTCTGCGGGAAAGATTGTGGACTATATCACAGTGGAAGCCAATCCACGTTTTGAGAAATACTTCAAATCCATGGGTGAGGTTATCGGCAAAAAAGGAAGTGAGGCGGATCCTAAAGGTTTTGAAAGGATGTGCCACCTCTATAGCATGGTTACTTCCACTCAAAAGGAACTTTCTTATCAATACTATTACGAAAATATAGGTAATTATTTCAATGTGATTCTGACGCCCTCCAAGCATAAGGGATTCATTGATGTTTTCTGCGTAGACAATACCGAACTGGCCGAGACACAACAGATGTTGCGTTCCGCTAATCACAAATTGTCAATGTCGCTGGATGTTGCGAATATCGTTCCCTGGAAATGGGACCTGGAGAAGGGTACCATGCTCTGTGATGTGAACCGTCCGGTGGAGCTTAGCCATGACGATAGCATGATGAACGAAGATCAGCTTTCCGTACCCGATTACCAATATTTTGCCAAAATCTGTAAAGAAGATAGGGAACGGGTAAAGAAAGCCTATAAGGAACTGACGGAAGGTAATGTTTCTAAGATTAAGGAAGAATATCGTGTGATAGTCCGCAAGAATGGAGTGGCGCGTTATGAATGGGTTGAGGCTCAGGCCACGGTTGATAAGCGGGATGAAAAGGGCAATCCGATTACTTTGATCGGTTCTTCTCTCGTGATCACCGGGCGAAAGAAAATGGAAGAAGATCTGATTACGGCAAAAGAAAAAGCGGAAGAATCCAATCGTCTTAAATCAGCTTTCCTGGCTAATATGAGCCATGAAATACGTACCCCGCTCAATGCTATTGTCGGTTTTTCCAGTATTCTGGCGGATGCGGAAGAGCCGGAAGAAAAAGAAGAATACATCAATATTATCGAGAACAATAATACCCTGTTGTTGCAACTTGTAGGAGATATTTTGGATCTTTCCAAGATTGAGTCCGGAACACTTGAGTTTGTCTATTCCGATATAGATTTGAATGCCTTGTTTCAGGAGTTGGAAGAATCCGCCCGGCTCCGCCAGAAAAATGATGCGGTTGTCATCCGATATCTGCCGGAAATGCCGGATTGTTTTGTAAACATTGAGAAGAACAGGCTGACGCAAGTGGTAACCAATATGATGAATAATGCTATGAAGTTCACCCCCAGTGGAAGCATCACTTTTGGTTATCATCTGAAAAATACTGATTTTCTCTATTTCTATATCACGGATACGGGATATGGAATTGAAAAAGACAAGAAAGATACTGTGTTCGGTCGTTTTGTAAAGCTTGATTCGTTCTCGCAAGGCACAGGACTGGGACTCTCTATTTGCCAAAGTATTGTAGAGAATCTGGGTGGTGAGATTGGTGTGGAATCGGAACCCGGCAAGGGTTCTACTTTCTGGTTTACTCTTCCTTATCGTCCCGTTGAGCTCAAATCGGTGAGGGAACAGAAAGAGCACCGGTTGAATAAAGTGGAGAGCAAACTCACAGTTCTGATAGCTGAGGATAATGAGAGTAATTTCCTGTTGTTCGAATCTATCCTGAAGCGTCAGTACAACATTCTCCATGCCTGGGATGGGGAAGAGGCGGTAGAGCTATTCAAGAAATACAACCCCCATCTGATATTGATGGATATCAATATGCCTAAAAAGACCGGTTACGAAGCTACACAACTTATACGCGAAATGTCGCCGACGGTTCCGATCATGGCAGTAACTGCTTATGTCTATGCCGAAGATGAAGAACGCATTCTGAACAGTGGTTTTGATGCGTATACTTCTAAACCTATCAATGCGCAGAAGCTGCAAAGTGATATTGTGGACTTGCTTAAGAAGCAGCTGATATTTATGTAG
- a CDS encoding NAD-dependent epimerase, with protein MKILVTGSAGFIGSYICRHLLSRGDEVVGLDNINNYYDVNLKYGRLGTLGIDKNTVGWYKFVQSSTYKHFRFVRMNLEDKQAMQMLFANEHFDKVVNLAAQAGVRYSIENPYAYVESNIDGFLNVLEGCRHYQVKHLIYASSSSVYGLNGKVPFSEKDSIAHPVSLYAATKKSNELMAHTYSHLYGIPSTGLRFFTVYGPWGRPDMSPFLFADAMLHGRPIKVFNNGDMLRDFTYIDDIVEGILRVIDHIPAPDIDWSAQAPDPSSSTAPYKIYNIGNSHPVKLMDFIQAIEEAIGHPAEKIYLPMQPGDVYQTNADTSALQNELGFKPDKPIKEGVQETIDWYRSFYQL; from the coding sequence ATGAAAATTTTAGTTACTGGTTCTGCAGGTTTTATAGGCTCTTATATTTGTAGACACTTGCTTTCTCGCGGAGATGAGGTAGTAGGACTTGATAATATCAACAACTATTATGATGTCAATTTGAAGTATGGACGTTTGGGGACTTTAGGTATTGATAAAAATACAGTTGGTTGGTATAAATTTGTCCAAAGTAGTACATATAAGCATTTTCGGTTTGTCCGTATGAATTTGGAAGACAAACAGGCTATGCAAATGCTTTTTGCCAATGAGCATTTTGATAAAGTTGTGAACCTTGCTGCTCAAGCCGGAGTACGCTATTCCATAGAGAACCCGTATGCTTATGTAGAAAGTAATATAGATGGTTTCTTGAATGTGTTGGAAGGTTGCCGGCATTATCAGGTGAAACATTTGATTTATGCCAGTTCCAGTAGTGTTTATGGTCTGAATGGGAAGGTCCCTTTTTCTGAAAAAGATAGCATCGCGCATCCTGTAAGCCTTTATGCAGCGACAAAGAAATCGAATGAATTAATGGCTCATACTTACAGCCATTTATATGGTATTCCTTCTACCGGTTTACGGTTCTTTACGGTTTATGGTCCTTGGGGACGTCCGGATATGTCACCTTTCCTTTTTGCAGATGCCATGTTGCACGGGAGGCCGATAAAAGTTTTCAATAATGGAGATATGCTGCGTGATTTTACTTATATTGATGATATCGTTGAAGGGATTCTTCGTGTAATAGACCACATCCCTGCTCCTGATATTGACTGGAGTGCCCAGGCTCCTGATCCCAGTTCTTCTACTGCTCCTTACAAAATATATAATATCGGTAATTCACATCCTGTGAAGCTTATGGATTTTATTCAGGCTATAGAAGAAGCGATAGGTCATCCGGCTGAGAAGATATATCTTCCGATGCAGCCGGGAGACGTTTATCAAACGAATGCGGATACTTCGGCTTTGCAGAATGAATTAGGGTTTAAACCTGACAAGCCGATTAAAGAGGGAGTCCAGGAAACGATAGACTGGTATCGTTCTTTTTATCAATTGTAA
- a CDS encoding UpxZ family transcription anti-terminator antagonist has translation MSLSEETLALQRAAHDLMYLGMDGNPVYSDDLSRRNGEVYRLTTALYNSGVKGSTVEEQANVCLALLMGYSASFVDHGEKQKNIQEVLDRCWDILDALPASLLKLRLLTACYGEVFDEPLADEGRTIIASWDSTSLTVEQQEAIEEFQNVVDNPYPWEYIN, from the coding sequence ATGTCTCTTTCTGAAGAAACACTTGCCCTTCAGCGTGCTGCGCACGATCTGATGTATTTAGGTATGGACGGGAATCCGGTCTATAGCGACGACCTTTCCCGTCGTAACGGTGAAGTTTATCGCCTGACTACGGCTTTGTATAATTCCGGTGTCAAAGGTTCTACAGTCGAAGAACAGGCTAATGTTTGTCTTGCTCTTCTGATGGGTTATAGTGCCTCGTTCGTAGATCACGGTGAAAAACAGAAGAATATTCAGGAGGTCTTGGATCGTTGTTGGGATATTCTTGATGCTCTTCCTGCTTCGTTGCTGAAACTTCGCCTGCTCACTGCCTGCTATGGCGAGGTATTTGATGAGCCTTTGGCTGACGAAGGCCGTACTATCATTGCTTCTTGGGATTCCACATCACTCACTGTTGAACAGCAAGAAGCTATTGAAGAGTTTCAGAATGTGGTGGACAACCCCTATCCTTGGGAGTATATTAACTAA
- a CDS encoding UDP-glucose/GDP-mannose dehydrogenase family protein, protein MKIAIVGTGYVGLVTGTCFSEMGIDVTCVDVQDSKIENLKKGVIPIYEPGLEDMVHRNYTAGRLKFTTDLKECLDEVEVVFSAVGTPPDEDGSADLKYVLEVARTIGHNMNKYVLVVTKSTVPVGTAQKVKSAIQEELDKRNVKIEFDVASNPEFLKEGDAVDDFMKPDRVVVGVESEKAKAIMERLYKPFMMNNYRLIFTDIPSAEMIKYAANSMLATRISFMNDIANLCELVGADVNMVRKGIGADSRIGGKFLYPGCGYGGSCFPKDVKALIKTAEKNGYPMRVLKAVEEVNERQKSILFEKLLKHYNGDLKGKQIALWGLAFKPETDDMREAPALVLIDKLIEAGASVKVYDPVAMDECKRRIGDKVIYATDMYDAVLDADALLLVTEWKEFRMPSWGVLKKTMKQSVVIDGRNIYDKSELQELGIAYSCIGR, encoded by the coding sequence ATGAAAATAGCAATAGTTGGTACCGGCTATGTCGGTTTGGTGACAGGTACTTGTTTCTCGGAGATGGGGATTGACGTGACTTGTGTGGATGTGCAGGACAGTAAGATAGAAAATCTGAAGAAAGGTGTTATTCCCATTTATGAGCCGGGCTTGGAGGATATGGTTCATCGCAATTATACTGCCGGTCGTCTGAAATTTACAACGGACTTAAAGGAATGCTTGGATGAAGTGGAAGTTGTATTCAGTGCGGTCGGTACTCCTCCTGATGAGGATGGCAGTGCTGATTTGAAATATGTGTTGGAAGTTGCGCGTACCATTGGGCACAATATGAATAAGTATGTGCTGGTTGTGACTAAGAGTACGGTTCCTGTGGGTACTGCACAAAAGGTAAAGTCTGCCATTCAGGAAGAACTTGACAAGCGTAATGTAAAGATAGAGTTTGATGTGGCTTCCAATCCCGAGTTTTTGAAAGAAGGTGATGCGGTAGATGATTTCATGAAGCCTGACCGTGTGGTGGTAGGTGTGGAATCGGAAAAGGCCAAGGCTATAATGGAGCGTCTTTACAAGCCTTTTATGATGAATAACTATCGGTTGATATTCACTGATATTCCGAGTGCGGAAATGATAAAGTATGCTGCTAATTCTATGCTGGCTACACGGATTAGCTTTATGAATGATATTGCTAACCTCTGTGAACTGGTTGGTGCTGATGTGAATATGGTTCGCAAAGGTATTGGTGCAGATAGTCGTATTGGCGGTAAATTCTTGTATCCCGGTTGTGGATATGGTGGCTCTTGTTTTCCGAAGGATGTGAAGGCGTTGATAAAGACTGCGGAAAAGAATGGTTATCCGATGCGTGTTTTGAAGGCTGTTGAAGAGGTGAATGAGAGACAAAAGAGTATTCTTTTTGAGAAATTGCTGAAGCATTATAATGGAGACTTGAAAGGTAAGCAAATCGCTTTATGGGGTTTGGCTTTCAAGCCTGAAACGGATGATATGAGAGAGGCTCCGGCATTGGTTTTGATTGATAAATTGATAGAGGCTGGTGCAAGCGTGAAGGTTTATGATCCGGTTGCGATGGATGAATGTAAGCGTAGGATAGGGGATAAGGTTATCTATGCTACGGATATGTATGATGCGGTGCTGGATGCGGATGCGTTGTTGCTGGTGACGGAGTGGAAAGAGTTCCGGATGCCCAGTTGGGGTGTGTTGAAGAAGACGATGAAACAGTCGGTGGTGATTGATGGAAGAAACATCTATGACAAGTCTGAATTGCAAGAGTTAGGGATAGCTTATTCTTGTATCGGTAGATGA
- a CDS encoding UpxY family transcription antiterminator, protein MEADKETEIWYAMRATYRREPDAMRLLEKEKMGCFVPMQYKISIKKGKKVRALVPVVHNLLFVHARPSEVKRIKSQVSYLQYITDTRSGQKIIISDSEMQRFIAVAGTYNDHLMYFQPDELNLSKGTKVRITGGDFEGQEGVFLKVKGARDRRVVIEIQGVIAVALATIHPDLIEVIK, encoded by the coding sequence ATGGAAGCGGATAAAGAGACTGAAATATGGTATGCGATGCGTGCCACATACCGTAGAGAGCCTGATGCAATGCGTCTGCTTGAAAAGGAAAAAATGGGTTGTTTCGTTCCCATGCAATACAAGATCAGCATAAAGAAAGGTAAGAAAGTCCGTGCTTTGGTTCCTGTTGTACATAACCTGCTTTTTGTCCATGCCCGTCCTTCCGAGGTGAAGCGCATCAAATCACAGGTAAGCTATTTGCAATACATTACGGATACCCGTAGTGGACAGAAGATTATTATCTCTGACAGTGAGATGCAACGTTTTATTGCTGTAGCCGGTACTTACAATGACCATCTCATGTATTTCCAACCTGATGAACTGAATTTGTCCAAAGGTACGAAAGTTCGTATCACGGGCGGTGATTTCGAGGGACAGGAAGGCGTCTTTCTGAAAGTGAAAGGGGCACGTGATCGCCGTGTGGTCATCGAGATACAAGGTGTTATTGCCGTTGCGCTTGCTACGATTCATCCGGATCTTATAGAAGTAATCAAATAA
- the gmd gene encoding GDP-mannose 4,6-dehydratase, with product MKRALITGITGQDGSYLAEFLLEKGYEVHGIIRRSSVDYRERIAHLEGVLNFHLHYADLGDSMSMVQAVKKVSPDEIYNLAAQSHVQVSFDSPEFTADVDAVGVLRVLEAVRQCGLEKTCRIYQASTSELYGKVEEVPQNEKTPFHPYSPYAVAKLYGFWIIKEYREAYSMFCCSGILFNHESERRGETFVTRKITLAAARIAQGKQNCLYLGNLDSLRDWGYAKDYVECMWLILQHDKPEDFVIATGVQHTVREFATLAFRYAGIELRWEGEGINEKGIDIKTGKVLVAVSEDFYRPTDVVNLLGDPTKARNELGWNPQTTSFERLVEIMVKHDMQKVAADHVASVMRTNLAEYLEKGLVK from the coding sequence ATGAAAAGAGCATTGATTACAGGAATTACGGGACAAGATGGCTCGTATTTAGCAGAATTTCTTCTTGAGAAAGGTTATGAAGTACATGGCATTATTCGCCGTTCCTCAGTAGATTATCGTGAGCGAATTGCTCATCTTGAGGGAGTTCTCAATTTCCATTTGCATTATGCCGATTTAGGTGACTCCATGTCGATGGTACAGGCGGTGAAAAAGGTTAGTCCTGATGAAATATATAATCTTGCAGCACAGAGTCATGTGCAGGTGAGTTTCGATTCGCCTGAATTTACGGCAGATGTAGATGCTGTGGGTGTATTGCGGGTACTTGAGGCAGTACGTCAGTGTGGGCTTGAAAAGACTTGTCGTATCTATCAGGCCTCCACTTCCGAACTATATGGTAAAGTGGAGGAAGTGCCTCAGAATGAGAAGACACCTTTTCATCCATATTCACCATACGCTGTAGCCAAACTTTACGGATTCTGGATTATTAAGGAATATCGTGAGGCTTACAGCATGTTTTGCTGTTCAGGTATTCTCTTCAATCATGAATCAGAACGCCGTGGCGAAACCTTTGTAACTCGTAAAATTACTCTTGCTGCCGCACGCATTGCCCAAGGCAAACAAAATTGCCTGTATCTTGGTAATTTAGATTCTCTCCGTGATTGGGGATATGCCAAGGATTATGTAGAGTGTATGTGGCTTATTCTTCAGCATGATAAGCCCGAAGACTTTGTTATTGCAACAGGGGTACAGCATACTGTTCGTGAGTTTGCTACCCTTGCTTTCCGCTATGCGGGTATTGAACTTCGGTGGGAAGGAGAAGGAATAAATGAAAAAGGCATTGATATCAAAACAGGCAAAGTATTGGTTGCTGTTTCAGAAGACTTTTATCGTCCCACTGATGTGGTAAATCTTTTGGGGGATCCCACTAAAGCCCGAAACGAACTCGGTTGGAATCCGCAAACCACTTCTTTTGAGCGGCTGGTTGAAATAATGGTAAAGCATGATATGCAGAAAGTCGCTGCCGATCATGTGGCTTCTGTCATGCGTACCAATCTTGCTGAATATCTGGAAAAAGGTCTGGTAAAATAA
- a CDS encoding SH3 beta-barrel fold-containing protein — MKKQTLGHQQKYVTKDERVENLWRKLIRQETDLSEETIAWIARRILQLTAYMPYGCALIAYRKQNGDFYMGRGTLIHYEADFHRKYDIERIQNHVVYWDIEQQGWRTFQIENFLEWKPMI; from the coding sequence ATGAAGAAACAAACGTTGGGACACCAACAAAAGTATGTAACGAAAGACGAAAGAGTGGAAAATCTATGGAGAAAACTGATTAGACAGGAAACGGACTTATCCGAAGAAACCATCGCATGGATAGCACGACGTATTTTACAATTAACTGCCTACATGCCATACGGATGCGCACTGATAGCCTATCGAAAACAAAATGGAGATTTTTACATGGGAAGGGGAACACTGATACATTACGAAGCCGATTTCCACCGCAAATACGACATCGAGCGTATTCAGAACCATGTAGTGTACTGGGATATAGAGCAACAGGGATGGAGAACGTTCCAGATTGAGAACTTCCTGGAATGGAAACCGATGATTTAA
- a CDS encoding DUF4373 domain-containing protein, translating into MDSYLLHDANAGNNFKMMIMMQKEGMKGYGIYWMLLEFLRLQDGYKADLRVLPILAQKMRVTVTTLKRIIYDYALFEINGTSFSSPGLTLRMKPWDAQQDAKRESGRRGGLANQQKIRDAKASNALAINKENKENETIPSISPQGDTRKNEEILLVPPEYALNKQTHNYEGLIEELERQKVTSLKEKNAILRLTDFGRLGGKIWKIIYDINNSPQMKARIVMPGKYILKLLQN; encoded by the coding sequence ATGGACTCATATCTATTACATGATGCCAATGCAGGCAACAACTTTAAAATGATGATAATGATGCAAAAAGAAGGAATGAAAGGGTATGGCATCTACTGGATGCTGTTGGAATTTCTAAGATTACAGGACGGATATAAGGCAGACTTAAGAGTATTGCCCATACTGGCACAGAAAATGAGAGTTACGGTAACCACCCTGAAGCGGATCATATACGACTATGCACTCTTCGAGATAAACGGCACAAGCTTTTCATCGCCCGGACTCACACTGCGCATGAAACCATGGGACGCCCAACAGGACGCAAAAAGAGAGTCAGGCCGTCGTGGAGGGTTGGCTAACCAACAGAAAATCAGGGATGCCAAGGCAAGCAACGCTTTAGCTATAAACAAAGAGAATAAAGAGAATGAAACAATCCCCTCTATATCTCCCCAAGGAGACACGAGGAAGAATGAGGAGATTCTTCTTGTTCCACCGGAGTATGCGCTCAATAAGCAGACACATAACTACGAAGGATTGATAGAAGAACTGGAACGGCAAAAAGTGACATCCTTAAAAGAAAAAAATGCCATCCTCAGGCTAACCGATTTCGGAAGACTGGGTGGCAAAATATGGAAAATCATCTATGACATCAACAATTCGCCACAGATGAAAGCACGGATTGTGATGCCCGGAAAATATATTCTGAAGTTGTTGCAAAATTAA